In one Uranotaenia lowii strain MFRU-FL unplaced genomic scaffold, ASM2978415v1 HiC_scaffold_694, whole genome shotgun sequence genomic region, the following are encoded:
- the LOC129760634 gene encoding GTPase-activating protein-like: protein MIVRKDRPLYVQTANCVEEKEWVDLLSKICQSNKARLEHFHPCAYINGMWTCCSENDQYAPGCTAVSPKPFQMELATALDPARDLQRLHSLIMINFASLEELDPEPLNVSCDDPAAARKTIKKLNELANSLERIHRKYKTMLAREMRYGSRQAPIGDDNYLHTSRLIAAAAAASGAGGGGGGHPFHHSAVVSVVNHHNNHHHHHLQQQHYDKSPNPFHRNHPLRSSDNERFSQC, encoded by the exons Atg ATCGTGCGGAAGGATCGGCCCCTGTACGTCCAAACGGCCAACTGCGTGGAGGAAAAGGAATGGGTCGATCTGCTGAGCAAAATTTGCCAAAGCAACAAGGCTCGTCTGGAACACTTCCATCCCTGCGCCTACATCAACGGCATGTGGACCTG TTGCAGCGAAAACGACCAGTACGCGCCCGGATGCACGGCCGTCTCACCGAAACCATTCCAGATGGAGCTGGCCACGGCGCTGGACCCGGCCCGGGATCTGCAGCGGCTGCACTCGCTGATCATGATCAATTTCGCGAGCCTGGAGGAGCTGGACCCGGAACCCTTGAACGTGTCCTGCGACGATCCAGCCGCGGCCCGCAAAACCATCAAGAAGCTGAACGAGCTGGCTAACTCGCTGGAGCGAATCCATCGGAAGTACAAAACTATGCTGGCCCGGGAGATGCGATATGGGAGTCGGCAGGCCCCGATCGGCGACGACAACTATCTGCACACATCCCGGTTGATAGCGGCTGCCGCGGCCGCTTCCGGTGCCGGTGGTGGCGGCGGCGGTCATCCGTTTCACCATTCGGCCGTAGTTTCGGTGGTTAATCACCACAACAACCACCATCACCATCATCTGCAGCAGCAACACTATGACAAGTCACCGAACCCGTTCCACCGGAACCATCCGCTGCGGAGTTCGGACAATGAGCGATTCTCTCAGTGTTAA